The Paenibacillus sp. FSL R7-0204 genome includes a region encoding these proteins:
- a CDS encoding carbohydrate ABC transporter permease: MRMLKKGIVYLLFAIPVITQLYPLVWLLLYSLKTNEEILDGSFFSFPRKFQWHNYFEAYTSGSYLKYLSNSVFVTGLTMICVILLASMAAYAISRFRWKYGNVVMTIFLMGMMIPMQATLLPLMIIFKNMHILNTHWSLILPYIAFSTPIAVFILSGFMRAIPHEIEESAFIDGASVYRIFRSIILPVSIPPVMTVCILTFINIWNEYILAATFISSEKLKTLPFGVYTFVSQYSVNYGNIGAFLVMGALPVILIYFFLSNQITKGMVAGAVKG, from the coding sequence ATGCGTATGCTTAAAAAAGGAATCGTGTATCTTCTTTTTGCCATTCCTGTCATTACCCAGCTCTACCCGCTGGTGTGGCTGCTGTTATACTCCCTGAAGACGAATGAGGAGATTCTGGACGGGAGCTTCTTTTCTTTTCCGCGAAAATTCCAGTGGCATAACTACTTCGAGGCTTACACCTCGGGCAGCTATCTGAAGTACTTGTCGAACAGCGTGTTCGTTACCGGCCTTACGATGATTTGTGTCATTCTGCTGGCTTCGATGGCAGCCTATGCAATCTCCCGGTTCCGGTGGAAATACGGCAATGTCGTGATGACCATTTTCCTGATGGGGATGATGATTCCGATGCAGGCCACGCTGCTGCCGCTGATGATTATTTTCAAAAACATGCATATCCTCAACACCCACTGGTCGCTGATTCTGCCGTATATCGCGTTCTCAACTCCCATCGCCGTGTTCATATTGAGCGGCTTCATGAGAGCTATTCCACATGAGATCGAAGAATCGGCGTTCATCGACGGGGCGAGCGTATACCGGATTTTCCGCAGCATTATCCTGCCGGTGTCGATTCCGCCTGTCATGACCGTATGTATCTTAACCTTCATCAACATCTGGAACGAGTACATCCTGGCCGCCACGTTCATCTCGTCAGAGAAGCTCAAAACCCTTCCATTCGGGGTCTACACCTTCGTGAGCCAATATTCGGTCAATTATGGAAATATCGGGGCCTTCCTGGTGATGGGCGCGCTGCCGGTGATTCTGATCTACTTCTTCCTGTCTAATCAGATTACCAAAGGGATGGTGGCAGGAGCGGTTAAGGGATAA
- a CDS encoding cache domain-containing sensor histidine kinase, whose amino-acid sequence MKIGFHSIHHRLFLLFLFCMSSILLIVSLLYYNRTTDQLHEKIGDLSQKNVAQSAGLFTLLYKGYDALSKSLSNNFEMIRLINEKTDGPAVAYINEQTVTNIIGSIFYSRDDLVGIHVITDRGKIYNYGNYMNVVDPNYRQEDWYRQLQASSGKMVWLGVYPHSLIDQVEDSPVFAFGRQLYDLNEHKPIGIVLYETDPQPVLDALENLKLGTHSQVYLMSPDGRFVTSATDPQPDAARLPKLPASEHVMVQQERGQLVVASKLSFSGWWVMSITPDKDLNVELVEMKRYLLIVISALILVSTLIASIVSQTISSPLKKLIREMRQVEVGNFGGMVKVSSYQEINILVASFNRMVRRIEELIERVKLSSVSEKNAELHALQSQVNPHFLYNTLDMIYWMLDEEGNEQLGELVLSLSSMFRYSSQWEDGAEVSLSEELEQIGHYLKIISIRLEGRLVIVTDIDERWLNIRVPKMTVQPVIENAVKHGLEPLSRQGILKVYTRQEDDHLELIVEDNGDGMNGEQLARLQESLNVEGPDSSGSSSREGGKSGIGLQNLHRRLRFMFGEGYGLQIQSFPGEGTQVAIVLPIPVEGELLK is encoded by the coding sequence ATGAAGATCGGCTTTCATTCCATTCATCATCGGTTGTTCTTGCTGTTTCTTTTTTGCATGTCCAGTATTCTGCTTATTGTCAGCCTGCTGTACTATAACCGGACTACAGATCAATTGCATGAGAAGATCGGTGATTTGTCGCAAAAAAACGTTGCCCAGAGCGCAGGCTTATTCACGCTTCTCTATAAAGGGTATGACGCTTTGTCCAAGTCGCTCAGCAATAACTTCGAGATGATCCGCTTAATTAATGAGAAGACGGACGGGCCGGCGGTGGCCTATATCAATGAGCAGACGGTGACGAATATCATCGGCTCGATTTTTTATTCGCGGGACGATCTGGTGGGCATCCATGTGATCACGGACCGCGGCAAGATCTATAACTATGGCAACTATATGAATGTGGTCGATCCGAATTATAGGCAGGAGGACTGGTACCGGCAATTGCAGGCTTCCTCGGGGAAAATGGTCTGGCTCGGGGTGTACCCGCACTCCCTGATCGACCAGGTGGAGGACAGTCCGGTCTTCGCCTTCGGGCGGCAGCTCTATGACCTGAATGAGCATAAGCCGATAGGTATCGTGCTATATGAGACGGACCCGCAGCCGGTGCTGGATGCGCTGGAGAATCTGAAGCTGGGTACGCACAGTCAGGTCTACCTGATGTCCCCGGATGGACGGTTTGTCACCTCGGCCACAGATCCGCAGCCGGACGCTGCCCGTCTGCCTAAGCTCCCCGCTTCGGAGCATGTGATGGTTCAGCAGGAGCGAGGGCAACTGGTTGTGGCGTCCAAGCTGTCTTTCTCAGGCTGGTGGGTGATGAGTATTACTCCGGACAAGGATCTGAATGTGGAACTGGTGGAGATGAAGCGTTATCTCTTGATCGTGATCTCGGCGCTGATCCTGGTCTCCACGCTGATTGCGTCGATCGTATCGCAGACCATCTCTTCGCCGCTGAAGAAGCTGATCCGCGAGATGCGGCAGGTGGAGGTGGGGAATTTCGGCGGCATGGTCAAGGTCTCTTCGTATCAGGAGATTAACATTCTGGTCGCTTCTTTCAACCGGATGGTCCGGCGGATTGAGGAGCTGATTGAGCGGGTCAAGCTATCCTCGGTCAGCGAAAAGAATGCGGAGCTGCATGCCCTGCAGTCCCAGGTGAACCCGCATTTTCTCTACAATACGCTGGATATGATCTACTGGATGCTGGACGAGGAGGGCAATGAACAGCTTGGGGAGCTGGTGCTCTCCTTATCCTCAATGTTCCGTTACAGCAGCCAGTGGGAAGACGGGGCCGAGGTAAGCCTAAGCGAGGAGCTGGAGCAGATCGGGCATTACCTGAAGATTATCTCGATCCGGCTGGAGGGCCGTCTCGTAATCGTGACCGATATCGATGAACGCTGGCTGAACATCAGGGTCCCGAAGATGACAGTGCAGCCGGTCATTGAGAATGCGGTCAAGCATGGACTGGAGCCGCTCTCGCGTCAGGGGATTCTCAAGGTCTACACCCGGCAAGAGGACGACCATCTTGAGCTGATTGTGGAGGATAACGGGGACGGAATGAACGGGGAACAGCTTGCAAGGCTACAGGAATCGCTGAATGTGGAGGGTCCCGATAGTTCGGGCTCCAGTAGCAGAGAAGGCGGCAAAAGCGGGATCGGACTCCAGAACCTGCACCGCCGCCTGCGGTTCATGTTCGGAGAGGGTTATGGTCTGCAGATTCAGAGCTTCCCCGGTGAGGGGACGCAGGTGGCTATCGTGCTGCCTATTCCAGTGGAGGGAGAGCTGCTGAAGTGA